A single genomic interval of Camelina sativa cultivar DH55 chromosome 11, Cs, whole genome shotgun sequence harbors:
- the LOC109127484 gene encoding protein Iojap-related, mitochondrial-like codes for MLSALRSRCSSLLQDQSWKLCLSSAPNRILASSPFFSSTSGAKDVSEILTLPEVEKILADVKADNVTVVPTHNHCFWTDYMVVATGRSDWHLKNIAQALVYKTKQKQKDAKHIMLPYVQGYDSMWVVID; via the exons ATGTTGTCGGCTCTCCGATCTCGTTgctcctctcttcttcaagaTCAATCATGGAAACTATGTTTATCTTCTGCTCCGAATCGCATCTTAGCctcctctccatttttttcttcaacctcCGGAGCCAAAGACGTCTCAGAGATTCTCACGCTTCCCGAAGTGGAGAAAATACTCGCTGACGTGAAAGCTGATAACGTTACGGTGGTTCCAACTCACAATCACTGTTTCTGGACCGATTACATGGTCGTCGCCACCGGACGATCTGATTGGCACTTAAAAAACATCGCTCAAGCATTAGTCTATAAG ACCAAGCAAAAGCAGAAAGATGCCAAACATATAATGCTGCCTTATGTGCAAGGGTACGATAGCATGTGGGTTGTCATAGACTAA